The DNA window TTTTTGCAATATTATTTTCTCTTAAATATTTTCTTGTCTCAGGTTACATTATATGGTAAACGGGTTTTGCGTGTGCTCGCCCGTTGCGCAAGATTAAGACTGGAAAGAATAAAAAATTTATACTAGAAATATGTCGGTTTGACGTTATAATCTATGCGCTTCCTGTGGGGGTTACCGTAGTAGTCTATAACCTGTTATGCCGAGGGGTGGTAAGATGAGAAGATACCTGCACGTTTTTGCGTCGCTTGCGTTGTTTTGTTCCCTGCTTAGCTGTGCCGCCATTCCGCTGGATGAACCAATCACGTTGGGCCCGAACGCCATAAAGGTCCCGTCAACCCAGACCTGGACAAAAACAGATGTAGCCGTAATTGAGGGCCAGTATATGCACATAGAGGCCCAGGGTAAGATAGAGATATCTAAATGGACCTACCTCGGCCGGGACTACGAATATATAGTAAAACCAAACGGTACATACGATTTTTCCGAAAAGGTAAAGCACAACCAGTTCCCGCTGGCTGCGGCCGTATCCGGGCCTGCGCCCTGTTACGCCCTGATAGGTAAGGTTGGGGAAAACGGTGACATATTTCTTATAGGCCGTGACGCCGTTATCGAGGCCGACGGCACTGGAGACGTCTATCTGGGCGTAAACGATTTTGACGTAGAAGACAACAGGGGCGATTTCTACGCAAAGATTGACATATATAATGAACTACCCCGGCAATTTGTCGTAAAGGACACCAGAAAGATTGAAGAAGGGGGAAAAGGCGCGCAGGGCAAACCCGTAGAGGACCCGAACGTATTGATCGTCTACATTGATGGTTTAAACTACGAGGTCTTCATGGAAATGGCTTACAAGGGTTACATGCCCAATCTAAAGAAGCACTTCATTGACGGGGGCATAGGCTTCCCTTATTCTTTTACGGTTTTTCCCAGCACAACGTGGACGAGTACGGCCTGTTTCCTCTCCAGCAACTTTAGCGATCTCACCGGCATTAAGTCGGACGCCTATCTCGACAAACGTGTCAACCAGATAAGGCATTTCTTTACTCCATACGGCCCGGTGACCGCTGCGAGGAGGATGAAGCCCGGAACCGTGGGCGACATAGTTGACGAAAGCCCGAGGAGAGAGGTACTGCCGACAATCTTCGATAGAATGCAGGATGCCAAGGTGCCGATGCATTCAACCGTGCTGCCGGTACTGTTCGCACAACAACCGTTCTTCTATGACCAATCACTCTCGGAAACCCTCCGCATCGCGGGCAGTCATCAGATAAAGCCCAAATTCGACGCGGTTAATACCCAGTTTGCCATAGATTACGTCATAAAGCAGAAATTCAAGATAATGTACGTCTGGCTCCCGGGCGCGGACGAGCGTTCTCACGAATCGCCCAGAGGCGAGTGGGGCGAGGCGAGAAAGCAACTCTACCTGATAGACAAACAATTCGGCAAGATGATTGACAAGTTGAAACTCGAAGGCATGTACGACAAGACCTACATGTTCCTCTACTCCGACCACGGCCACGTGGGCGGCAAGGACTTTATAAACCAGAGCTTCGACGTGACAAACGACTTCTTCTACAAGAGCATTATGGACGTCGACGGAAACGGTGAACTGGACGAAGACAGCGGCATGGGGTTCAATGTGCAGTGGGTTGAGCACGATGAGTCCCTTCACAGAGAGCATATCGACAAGAGCAAAGAGGACTTTATGGCCACCGGCAGCATGGGCTATGGCTGTGCCGTGGTATATCTGCCGTACAAGCACAAGTCTTCAAGGAATTTCGACACAACCAACAGCTACTACGACCTTACCCACTACCAGGTATATCCGACCATGAAGCCTGTAAACATCCTGAACAGGCTCCTGAAGATAGACTTGTCGGAAGAGAACAAGTTCCCGGGGCTGGTCTCTAACAAACCGATTGACCTGATCACTGTGCCGGTAACCAGGGACAATAACACAACCCTGGTCATGGACGGTCATGGGCTTCAGGCCCTCATAGAAATGAGGAAGGCCGGGAACGGCAAACGTGACTTTGAGTATCGCTACAGGGTCGTTACCGATTTTGATCAGGACCCTGACGGCAACAACACCTACAACACGACCGGGTCGGTGGCTAAGACATACACTACCTATGTAGCGACCGTGTCAGAGGCCGGGACGCCCCCCGCTGATGAAACGACCGGGGCAGAGGTTGCGACACCCCCCGCCGAAGAAACGACCGTGTCAGAGGCCGGGACACCCCCCGCCGAAGAAACGACCGGGGCAGAGGTTGCGACACCCCCCGCCTATGGAACGACCGTGACAGAGACCGTGACAGAGACCGTGACAGAGACCGTGACACGCTCCACCGGTGCAATGGTCGAAGGCCCCATGCGCTACACAAGTTCAGACTCATTTATGCAGCACATAAATAAGGATTTAAGCTGGTTCAACGAGTTCCATTCGGGCCGGGAGTGGCTGGAAGCCACAAAGGACACCGAATATCCTGACGCCGTAGTGTACTTTGCGCACCATACAAAATGGGATGAGTCTATTGATAACATCCAGGCCAGGTTTGCGCCGGACTTTACAGTGACACCCAAAAGGGGCTGGAGCTTCCAGACGGACGAAAGGCTTGCGACAGACCACGGTTACCCGTTTTTCGAGAGTGTGAGGGTTCCGCTTTTCGTCGCCGGGCCAAACATCAAAAAAGGCGTCGTTAACAACACGCCGCACCTGAATCTGGATGTGGTGCCGACCGTGCTGGATATCGCAGGAGTGGAATATGAGAAGGACGAGCTGGACGGGAAGACCATCCTGGATATCTATGAGGAGGAGGTTCAGGAGGGTCCCGTATTCGTGCGTGACGATAGAGTAGGGTTCTACACGGACAACGGTATTCCCTTTTATTATCCACCGAAAGTTGCCAAGACAGGTTATAACATGCACAGCCTGAGAAACCCGTACGACCTCCACTATCTTGCGGCAAACACGGTCCTTGCCTGGAATACACCGGGTGTCAAGGTGGTGGATACCATTGCCGATGTCATTATTCCCGGCGACAAGGTAAGACCGCTTGATACCGCCACAACCGCGCTCGGGGACGGCTTCAGGAGGGATGAACCTAACAGTCTTTTCGTAAAGCGGACTTCCCAGTTCGTTGAGGCCCTGAGGATAAAACAGTTCAGCATTTCTGACGGCGTCAGCATGATACTCTTCCAGTTTTACTTAACACAGAACAACTACCACAGGGCAATGCTCCTTATAGACTGGATACAGGACGTCGGTGGAGATATAAACAGGGGGCTCGGTTGGCCGGTCCATAAGGGCAGAAAGGGCTTACTCCCCGGGCAGGTACTTAACGCTCCGATTGACGGCATGCAATTCGTACTGGACAATACCGTGAGGAGAGTAGTCGAGGCAGGCACCAGGTTGGGCTACCGGGTCATCTTCGGCGTCGAACACACCATTGGCGCCGCCCATAACTCCACGGTAAAGAAGACCTGGAAAACGCCCGAGGTAGTGGGCCGGTCGGACGACAGCCCGTTTAAGTTGCTTGATGTTGCGGAATAGAGGATGCGTGTACCTGTAAAACTTGGCACATCTCTTACGGGCTACCTTCTGAAGAACAGACTGGCGTCCAGGGAGAAGTTCCCCCTGGTGCTCATGCTTGAGCCAACCCACCTGTGCAACCTGTCGTGCAAGGGCTGCGGAAGGATCATAGAATACAGTGACAACAGCGACCTTCTTTCGGTAGAGGAGTGCCTCGGTGCGGCAGAGGAGTGCGGGGCGCCTGTAGTTACGGTCACCGGCGGCGAACCGCTCCTTCACCCGCAGGTAGACGAGATAGTTAAAGGCCTGGTGGACATGGGCCGGTACATCTACCTCTGCACGAACGGCTTACTGCTTACCGGCATCCTGGACAAATTCGAACCAAGCTCACATTTTAATATCAACGTCCACATAGACGGGCTTGAAGAGACCCATAATGCGATAACCTTGCACGAGGATTCATTCAAAGAGGCCGTAGAGGCCATAAAAGAGGCAAAGAAACTCGGCTTCAGGGTCTGCACCAACACCACCCTCTACCTGGATACCAAGCCCGAAGAGATAGAGGAGCTGTTTGCATATCTGGAAGGGATAGGGATAGACGGGATGCTGGTCTCCCCCGGGTTTGGCTTTGTACACAGTAGTGACGACATATTCCTGACCCGGGAACAGATTCAAAAGCGGTTCGGTTTCATATACGAGCTGTCAAAGCGGTACAGACTCCTCAACACCCCTCTGTACCTGAAATTCCTGACCGGCCAGAAGAAACTTAAGTGCACCCCGTGGGGCAACCCCACCCGCAACACGCTCGGCTGGAAGAGCCCCTGCTACCTGATTACCGACAAACACTACCCCACGTATAAGGAATTGATGGACAATACCGACTGGGAATACTATCGCTCCGGCAAGGACCCCAGGTGCAAGAACTGCATGATGCACTGCGGCTTTGAGGCAAGCGTGATACTGGAAGGTATTAACGGCATTTCCGACATGATGGAGATGGCCAGGTGGAGCTTTACATAGCTTACAGTTTCCCTGTCTAAGGGAACACGCTTTAACCTACCTCTGTCTTTTCTCTCAGATTCCTATAGCGGCCCAGGGCCATCAGCGGGAAATAATTGCGGTACATGTGATACTCCAGATAGAAGAACTTTGGGAAACCGACTGCGTTCCACTCGTCCTCGTCCCAGGAACCGTCGTCTTTCTGGGTGCTAATCAGATACTCGACGCCCTTCTCCACTTCGGGGGATTCCACCTCGCCGGCTGCAAGGAGTCCCATCAGGGCCCAGGCGGTCTGCGACGGCGTTGCAGGCCCTTTTCCCTTAAACGCGGGGTTATGGTAACTTGTGCATCTCTCGCCCCAGCCGCCATTGGATAGCTGCACGCTCTTCAGCCATGCCACCCCCCTCTTTACGTAGTCCTTGTCCATATCCTCACCTACGGAGACAAGCCCCGTCAACACCGACCACGTGCCGTATATATAATTGTTGCCCCAGCGGCCGAACCAGGAGCCATCTTTTTCCTGCTCCTTCTTGAGAAACTCTACCGCCCTGGTCACCGCCCTGTGGCCCATGTCAAACCCGACCCTGCCGAACCAGTCAAGACACCTCCCGGTGACGTCACTTGTGGAGGGGTCCAGTATCGCACCGAAGTCTGCGAATGGAACATGATTTAGGAACTGTTTGTCGTTATCCTTATCAAAAGCCCCCCATCCGCCGTCGTTGCACTGCATCCCCAGGAGCCACTTTGTGCCCCTCAGGAGCGCCCCTTCCTTCTTCGCCCCCGCCTCCAGCAGTGCGATGCGCTGAAGGCCCATCAGCACCACGGCAGAGTCGTCCGTATCGGGAAACCACTCGCAGGCATACTCGAAATACCAGCCGCTAGGTTCCACTTTAGGATTCTTTATACACCAGTCACCGTGGTTCCGCACCTCTTTAGTGAGGAGCCACTTACCCGCTTTAAGCAGCGCCGGATGATTCCTCAACAGGCCTGAATCATGGAGCGCTATAACCGCCCAGCCGGTATCCCACACCGGCGAGGTGCACGGCTGCATGCGGAGGCTGTCTTCCTCCTCTATCTTAAGCTGTTCCACCTCCCGGAGCTGCCTCTTTATCTCAGGATGGTCATTGGGATAACCCAGGGCCTTCAGAGCGAATATGGTGTTCATAATCCCCGGCCAGATGGCGCCTAGCCCGGCGGATTTCTCCTGCCTCGACAGTATCCAGTTTGCCGCCCTTTTCACGGCAATTTCCCTCAGGAAGTGGATGGGCCGCTTCTGGTAGCGTTTAGCCAGACTGTCCAGGGTTATAAAGAAGTTGTACCACGTGAGGGCGGGCCGTTCTCTTTCTATCTCATCCTTGGAGGTTTCTTTGGGTTCGGTGTAGAGTTCGTCTATGTTTACACCAACGTCCACAGAATAATCCCGCGCCTGCACAATCGTCAGGGGGACCACGATGCATCTGGACCAGTAGGACATCTCGTATATATTAAACGGCAGGATGGAGGGAAGGAGCATCACCTCGACCGGCGCGGCAGGGGCCCACCTGGGATCAAGCTGTTTGAAGATAGTGAGGTATATCCTCATGAAGGCGTTGCACTTCATAACCCCGCCGAGCCCCAGGATACATTCCCTGGCCTTCCGCATCGAGGGCGCATCCGCGGAGTGGCCGGCAAGTTTGAGCGCGAAGTACGCCTTTACGGACACGCTTATCTCGCTGGGCCCGTTGGCGTACATGTTCCACCCGCCGTTGGGGAGCTGTTTGCCGAGTATATAATTGACCGCCTTCTTCTGCTGGGTTTTATCCACTTCTCCGCCTGACGCGGCCAGG is part of the Candidatus Bathyanammoxibius amoris genome and encodes:
- the hpnH gene encoding adenosyl-hopene transferase HpnH; translation: MRVPVKLGTSLTGYLLKNRLASREKFPLVLMLEPTHLCNLSCKGCGRIIEYSDNSDLLSVEECLGAAEECGAPVVTVTGGEPLLHPQVDEIVKGLVDMGRYIYLCTNGLLLTGILDKFEPSSHFNINVHIDGLEETHNAITLHEDSFKEAVEAIKEAKKLGFRVCTNTTLYLDTKPEEIEELFAYLEGIGIDGMLVSPGFGFVHSSDDIFLTREQIQKRFGFIYELSKRYRLLNTPLYLKFLTGQKKLKCTPWGNPTRNTLGWKSPCYLITDKHYPTYKELMDNTDWEYYRSGKDPRCKNCMMHCGFEASVILEGINGISDMMEMARWSFT
- the shc gene encoding squalene--hopene cyclase; the encoded protein is MDKLVPRLLDRINMRFKGIRTNGRIPLTVMDRFAYNVPGDFPSEIPPSGLKDAIQKTQDYFLGIQKDDGHWVGELEADSSLTSDYILLMHLLAASGGEVDKTQQKKAVNYILGKQLPNGGWNMYANGPSEISVSVKAYFALKLAGHSADAPSMRKARECILGLGGVMKCNAFMRIYLTIFKQLDPRWAPAAPVEVMLLPSILPFNIYEMSYWSRCIVVPLTIVQARDYSVDVGVNIDELYTEPKETSKDEIERERPALTWYNFFITLDSLAKRYQKRPIHFLREIAVKRAANWILSRQEKSAGLGAIWPGIMNTIFALKALGYPNDHPEIKRQLREVEQLKIEEEDSLRMQPCTSPVWDTGWAVIALHDSGLLRNHPALLKAGKWLLTKEVRNHGDWCIKNPKVEPSGWYFEYACEWFPDTDDSAVVLMGLQRIALLEAGAKKEGALLRGTKWLLGMQCNDGGWGAFDKDNDKQFLNHVPFADFGAILDPSTSDVTGRCLDWFGRVGFDMGHRAVTRAVEFLKKEQEKDGSWFGRWGNNYIYGTWSVLTGLVSVGEDMDKDYVKRGVAWLKSVQLSNGGWGERCTSYHNPAFKGKGPATPSQTAWALMGLLAAGEVESPEVEKGVEYLISTQKDDGSWDEDEWNAVGFPKFFYLEYHMYRNYFPLMALGRYRNLREKTEVG
- a CDS encoding alkaline phosphatase family protein, whose protein sequence is MRRYLHVFASLALFCSLLSCAAIPLDEPITLGPNAIKVPSTQTWTKTDVAVIEGQYMHIEAQGKIEISKWTYLGRDYEYIVKPNGTYDFSEKVKHNQFPLAAAVSGPAPCYALIGKVGENGDIFLIGRDAVIEADGTGDVYLGVNDFDVEDNRGDFYAKIDIYNELPRQFVVKDTRKIEEGGKGAQGKPVEDPNVLIVYIDGLNYEVFMEMAYKGYMPNLKKHFIDGGIGFPYSFTVFPSTTWTSTACFLSSNFSDLTGIKSDAYLDKRVNQIRHFFTPYGPVTAARRMKPGTVGDIVDESPRREVLPTIFDRMQDAKVPMHSTVLPVLFAQQPFFYDQSLSETLRIAGSHQIKPKFDAVNTQFAIDYVIKQKFKIMYVWLPGADERSHESPRGEWGEARKQLYLIDKQFGKMIDKLKLEGMYDKTYMFLYSDHGHVGGKDFINQSFDVTNDFFYKSIMDVDGNGELDEDSGMGFNVQWVEHDESLHREHIDKSKEDFMATGSMGYGCAVVYLPYKHKSSRNFDTTNSYYDLTHYQVYPTMKPVNILNRLLKIDLSEENKFPGLVSNKPIDLITVPVTRDNNTTLVMDGHGLQALIEMRKAGNGKRDFEYRYRVVTDFDQDPDGNNTYNTTGSVAKTYTTYVATVSEAGTPPADETTGAEVATPPAEETTVSEAGTPPAEETTGAEVATPPAYGTTVTETVTETVTETVTRSTGAMVEGPMRYTSSDSFMQHINKDLSWFNEFHSGREWLEATKDTEYPDAVVYFAHHTKWDESIDNIQARFAPDFTVTPKRGWSFQTDERLATDHGYPFFESVRVPLFVAGPNIKKGVVNNTPHLNLDVVPTVLDIAGVEYEKDELDGKTILDIYEEEVQEGPVFVRDDRVGFYTDNGIPFYYPPKVAKTGYNMHSLRNPYDLHYLAANTVLAWNTPGVKVVDTIADVIIPGDKVRPLDTATTALGDGFRRDEPNSLFVKRTSQFVEALRIKQFSISDGVSMILFQFYLTQNNYHRAMLLIDWIQDVGGDINRGLGWPVHKGRKGLLPGQVLNAPIDGMQFVLDNTVRRVVEAGTRLGYRVIFGVEHTIGAAHNSTVKKTWKTPEVVGRSDDSPFKLLDVAE